The following proteins come from a genomic window of Marinihelvus fidelis:
- a CDS encoding glycosyltransferase has translation MAAPYATVLLPTHERHQTLALALASARAQTVENIEILVACDGATGDVREVAASAARDDARIQVLDLPKGHNNGGVARAKALERARSDRILVLQDDDLWFPEHVETLAPMLDRHDVVTAATLAVRPSGSVCAWVSNYADPGYRKLALEAGLKLVFEAHYAFSHRSYQRRGVAWERVEKRGNIKRLLDAHLADPSVRWGSTSEATALSFNSPVFEQLPGSGWAEALAHWLGKMQQGLKAETVLREAHWGPTLWYATRRVLPEPDDTLDAYLARCGLDGSGAKTERSLQLYLSADQRKDLEQCFSLCKHGRLSTGISMDMALDLAEPFAGPLPLNWPKLFCSVSDASWVDSLTDQKLGAIDSGRRGILLAIAAYKAFTAGDVRAGKEYLRRAREQTRLHEPIFQAVAARMPRPGHSALDKMGGE, from the coding sequence ATGGCTGCGCCGTACGCCACGGTTCTGCTTCCCACCCATGAGCGCCACCAGACGCTGGCACTGGCGCTGGCCAGCGCCCGGGCGCAGACGGTGGAGAACATCGAAATTCTCGTGGCCTGTGACGGTGCGACCGGCGACGTTCGGGAGGTTGCGGCGAGCGCTGCCCGGGACGATGCGCGGATCCAGGTTCTGGACCTGCCGAAAGGCCACAACAACGGTGGGGTGGCGCGGGCCAAAGCGCTTGAACGAGCACGGTCTGACCGAATTCTCGTATTGCAGGACGACGACCTGTGGTTTCCGGAGCACGTGGAAACGCTGGCCCCGATGCTGGACCGGCATGACGTTGTCACCGCGGCGACCCTGGCTGTGCGGCCATCGGGCTCGGTTTGCGCCTGGGTCAGCAATTATGCCGATCCGGGGTACCGCAAACTGGCGCTTGAAGCCGGACTGAAGCTCGTGTTTGAAGCCCATTACGCCTTTTCTCATCGCAGCTACCAAAGGCGCGGCGTGGCATGGGAGCGCGTCGAAAAACGAGGGAATATCAAGCGCTTGCTTGACGCGCACCTGGCCGACCCCTCCGTGCGCTGGGGCAGCACCAGCGAAGCAACTGCACTGTCGTTCAATTCCCCGGTGTTTGAGCAACTGCCCGGCAGCGGTTGGGCCGAGGCGCTGGCGCATTGGCTTGGAAAAATGCAGCAGGGGTTGAAGGCCGAAACAGTCTTGCGAGAAGCGCACTGGGGCCCGACGCTGTGGTACGCGACAAGGCGCGTGCTGCCAGAACCGGACGATACGCTTGATGCCTACCTGGCTCGTTGCGGGCTTGATGGCTCGGGCGCGAAGACCGAGCGTAGCCTGCAGCTATACTTGTCCGCGGATCAGAGGAAGGACCTGGAGCAGTGTTTCAGCCTCTGCAAGCATGGCAGGTTATCGACCGGTATCTCAATGGACATGGCGCTCGACCTTGCCGAGCCTTTCGCCGGGCCACTTCCGCTGAATTGGCCCAAATTGTTTTGTAGTGTGTCTGATGCATCGTGGGTCGACTCGTTGACCGACCAAAAGCTGGGTGCGATCGATTCAGGGCGCCGCGGAATCCTGTTGGCCATTGCCGCGTACAAGGCCTTCACCGCAGGCGATGTGCGGGCAGGCAAAGAGTATTTACGGCGGGCGCGTGAACAAACCCGCCTGCATGAGCCAATATTCCAGGCTGTTGCGGCGCGTATGCCCCGACCAGGACATTCCGCGTTAGATAAGATGGGCGGGGAATAG
- a CDS encoding dTDP-4-dehydrorhamnose 3,5-epimerase family protein, whose product MTVTDNEVSKDSQLVDRAWNVLQDLIDGVVVREVRHVPRDHGVITEMYREEWDDTGLPVHQVYQSRLYPGAIGAWSCHQVSIDRLFVNQGHIKVVLYDGRPESGTFGRINEFHVGDMRPALVKIPTGVWHGLQNLGTTDALVVNLPTLPYQYEDPDHYRRPFDTAEIPYDWNVSGVSRVRSVKEG is encoded by the coding sequence ATGACGGTTACAGATAACGAAGTCAGCAAGGACAGCCAACTCGTCGACCGTGCATGGAACGTTCTGCAGGACCTGATTGATGGCGTGGTCGTGCGCGAAGTACGCCACGTGCCACGGGACCACGGTGTGATCACCGAGATGTACCGGGAAGAGTGGGACGATACCGGGCTGCCCGTTCACCAGGTTTACCAGTCTCGGCTTTATCCTGGCGCGATCGGCGCCTGGAGTTGCCACCAGGTCAGCATCGACCGGCTGTTTGTCAACCAGGGCCATATCAAGGTGGTGCTTTACGACGGCCGGCCTGAAAGCGGGACGTTTGGGCGCATCAACGAGTTTCATGTGGGCGACATGCGCCCGGCGTTGGTCAAAATACCAACGGGTGTGTGGCATGGGTTGCAGAACCTGGGGACTACCGATGCGTTGGTGGTGAACCTGCCGACGCTGCCATACCAGTACGAGGATCCCGATCACTACCGTCGTCCTTTCGATACCGCGGAGATTCCGTACGACTGGAATGTCTCGGGGGTCAGCCGGGTCCGGTCCGTCAAGGAAGGCTAG